The following DNA comes from Mucilaginibacter jinjuensis.
CCCGAAATTAAAGAATTGGAATATTATTTTGGCAAAAAAATCAATGATTTATTAACAGTGCGCTATTATTATACTGATCTGTTTAATAAGTTTACGGGCACACAAGTATCAAACTATATAAAATCTATGATTTTAGTGGGTTTTTGAGCTGTTTAATAGCATTTTGTTGATCGGCGGCCGAGAATACAGAGTTACCTGCAACCAGTGCAGTCGCCCCGGCTTCGAGCAGGTTATTAACATTTGTTTGGTCTACTCCCCCATCAATTTCAATAATCAGGTCCGGATTTTCTGCGGAAGCCAACGCTTTCAGCTCTTTTATTTTCTTGTAAGTATTGGGTATAAACTTTTGACCACCGAAGCCCGGGTTAACAGACATGATAAGCACCATATCCAGATCGCCAATAATATCAACCAGCGAGGCCACCGGTGTATGAGGGTTTAATGCAACCGAAGCTTTACAACCCAGCTCTTTAATGGCTTGTACTGTGCGGTGCAGGTGTGTACAGGCTTCCATGTGTACAGTAATGCTATAAGCACCGGCTTCTTTAAATTGCTGCAGGTAACGATCAGGGTCAACAATCATTAAATGCACATCAAGTGGCTTTTTAGCGTATTTGGCAACAGCCTTCATTACCGGGAAACCAAAGGAGATGTTAGGCACAAAAAGGCCGTCCATTATATCGATGTGAAACCAGTCGGCCTCACTGTTATTAACCATTTCGGTATCACGTTGTAAGTTGGCAAAATCAGCTGCCAGGATAGACGGTGCAATGATGTGGTTCATGCGGCCAAAGATATGTTATTGGTTTATTAGTTCATTGGTTCAGTTGTTCATTGGTGTCAATTTTAGATAGAAAAGACAAATGGATAACCATATCTATAGCCAAAATATCGAAAGGTATTATCTAAATAGAAAAGACAATGAACTAATGAGCCATTGAACCAATGAACAACAATCAATCACAATGCAACAACAGGTCGTAGTATTTATTCATGAGTTCGGTATCATAATTTACCAAAGAGTTATAGGCTTCGGATACCAGTTCAGTGAGTATGGATGCGCCAAGCTGACCTGCGCCGTTGGGAATCTCTTCGTAATACTTAATCAGCTCTTTTACCCGCACAATTTCGTACAGCAACGACTGCACAATGTCGGTTTGTGTAGTTTGACTAATTACCGGCTTGTCATTCAAAAAATCTAATGGATCTTGTCCGGTAGCTATCATAGTTTAAAACAAACGGGGTATTTCACAGGATTACGCAACATTATTATTCTCTAAAATACACAATCGCGTAAATTGTTTTAAAATGTTGAAAAAAAATTAAAACAAAAAAGGCCTTCAAAACTGAAGGCCTTTTAATTTATTGATTTACAATAAATTAAGCTTTGGGCTCGGTATTACGTTCTGGCTTTGGCAATAAAACTTTGCGCGATAACTTAAGTTTACCTTGTTTATCGATGTCGATCAGTTTTACTTTAACCATCTCGCCTACTTCAAATACGCCATCCATAGTTTCGATACGTTTGTGATCGATTTCTGAAATGTGTAATAAACCATCTTTACCTGGCATAATCTCAACAAATGCACCGAAAGGCATAATTGATCTTACTTTGCCTTCGTAAACTTCACCAACTTCTGGTTTAGAAGCGATAGCGCGGATACGTGAAACGGCTGCATCGATAGATGCTTTGTCGTCTGCAAATATTTGTACGATACCCTGGTTATCTTTCTCTTCGATAGATATAGTAGCACCGGTTTCGCGTTGCATTTCCTGGATAATTTTACCACCGGGACCGATAACTGCACCAATAAATTCTTTATCGATTTTAATGGTAACGATACGCGGAGCAAACGGTTTGTAATCTTCACGAGGTGCGCTTAAAGTCTTAGCCATTTCGCCTAAGATATGTAAACGGCCTTCTTTAGCCTGATCTAAAGCGTTGGTTAATACTTCATAAGATAAGCCATTGATTTTTAAGTCCATCTGGCAAGCAACGATACCGTTTTTAGTACCCGTTACTTTAAAGTCCATATCACCTAAGTGATCTTCATCACCTAAGATATCAGAAAGGATAGCATATTTAGTACCCATTTCGTTAGTGATCAATCCCATTGCAATACCAGATACCGGGTTAGTAATTTTAACACCAGCATCCATCAAAGCCAAGGTACCTGCACAAACTGTTGCCATTGACGACGAACCGTTTGACTCCAGTATATCAGAAACTACGCGGATAGTATATGGATTCTCATCAGCATCAGGCAATACGCGTTTTAATGAACGCATAGCCAGGTTACCGTGACCAATTTCGCGACGGCCAGCACCACGGTTAGGGCGAACCTCACCAGTTGAGAAGCCTGGGAAGTTATAGTGTAAAATGAATTTCTGGTAGCCGTTAATAAACGCACCATCAATCATTTGCTCATCATCCTTAGCACCTAAAGTAACAGTGGTTAATGATTGAGTTTCGCCACGGGTAAATACGGCAGAACCGTGAGCAGCAGGCAAGTAACTTACTTCGCTCCAGATTGGGCGGATCTCGGTAGTTTTACGGCCATCTAAACGTTTACCTTCGTCTAATACCAGATTACGGATAGCATCGTACTCAACATCGTGGTAATATTTTTTAGCTAAGAATTTGGTAACATCATCAATCTCGCCTAAAGTAGCGATATAAGTATCACGTACTTCTTTAAATTTAGCACCACGCTCGTCTTTGCCGGAAGCAGAAGAAGCGATAGCATAAACCTGATCGTAAGTTGCAGCGTAGATTGCTTTTTTCAAATCCTCGTTGCTGTGTTCGTGGCTGTAAACGCGTTTTTCGGTTTTACCAACTTCAATGGTTAATTCTTTTTGAGCTAAACACTGTAATTTAATAGCAGTGTGTGCAAATTTGATAGCCTCAACTAATTCAGCTTCCTGAATTTCTTTCGATTCGCCCTCAACCATGTTAATGTCATGCTCAGAACCAGCTACGATAAACTCTAAAGTAGCATGCTCCAGTTGGCTTAGGGTTGGGTTGATAACCAGCTGGCCATCAATTTTAGCAACACGAACCTCAGAAATTGGTCCGTTGAAAGGGATATCAGAAACAGATAAAGCTGCAGATGCTGCCAAACCGGCTAGTGCATCAGGCATAATATCTTTATCAGCAGAGATCAGAGAGATCATCACTTGGGTATCAGCGTGATAATCTTCAGGGAACATTGGGCGTAATGCACGGTCAACCAAACGAGAGATTAAAACCTCATAGTCTGATAAACGCGCCTCACGGCGTAAAAAACCACCAGGGATACGTCCCGTAGCAGCATATTTTTCTTGGTAGTCAACAGAAAGTGGCAAAAAGTCTACACCCTCTTTCGCTTCTTTTGATGAAACTACAGTAGCCAATAACATGGTATCACCCATTTTAACCACTACAGAGCCATCTGCTTGTTTGGCCAGTTTACCGGTTTCGATCTCAATGGTGCGGCCGTCACCTAAATCGATGGTTTTTCTAATTACGTTGTAACTCATTTTTGTTGTGTTGTGATACGCTTTTCATCTTGCAGAGCGTATCGTTTTCTATGTTTAAAAATCGTTGTTTTTAATGAAAAAAAGCCATCCGATAAATCGAACGGCTTTTTGTTAAAATTTCTCAAGAGTTACTTGATGATATCACGCAGCTCAAGAGCTTTAATGATAGCACGGTATCTTCCAATATCTTTTTTATACAAGTAAGCTAACAGCGCGCGGCGTTTACCTACTAATTTTTGCAATGATAATTGAGTAGAAAAATCTTTTTTGTTTTTTTTCAGGTGACCGGTTAAGTGTGCGATACGGGTTGTAAACAATGCAACCTGGCCTTCTGCCGAACCTGTGTTGGTAGCTTCGCCACCGTGTTTTGCGAAAATCTCTGCTTTCGCTTCTTTACTTAGATACATTACTTGAATGATATTAAAGCGTAATTACTTTTGTTAATTGTGGCACAAAGGTAGTTTTTTAAGTTGAAATTAAAAAGGGGCATTGGAAAGTTTCTGAAGAGGGATAAAAGATTAAGGACGAAAGGAAGGAACAAAGATAAAAGACAAAGGATAAAGGCTTTAAGTTAAATTCACCTAAACTTACAATATTAAATATAAGGGCATTCCCTTCCCCTACTTAGCCCACAGCACGGTCGCGCTTTCCGCTTATACTGCACGGGCATTAACCACTGGGCCGGTGTCCGCTGCAATCGCTAATGCGGGCTACTGTATAATAGCTTAAAATTCGTGGCAAATACAGATACCATCGAAACTTCTACTGCGTTAATTGCTTTTAATTATACTTTTGGCGCCGAAACGAAACTTTACAAATAACACGAATGACAGAAAAAAAGAAATACGCCCATTTTGAAACCGAGCACCGGGTACGGCCCGATGATATCGATATGTTTCAGCATGTGCACAACAGCAAATACTTTGATTATGTAATGGCTGCCCGTTACGAGCAAATGGATGTTTGCTACGGCATGTCTATGGAGAAATTCATGGAGCGCGGTTATGGCTGGGTGGTACGCACCGCATTTATTGAATACAAACGTGCCCTAATGCTGGGCGACCGCTTCCTGGTAAAAACAGGCATCGAGACCATTGATGAGCGAGGCTGTCGCGTACACTTTGTAATCAGCAATAAAGAAACTAAAAAAATCTGCAGTGATGGCTGGATTGATTTTAGCCTGATTGATATTAAAACCAATAAAGCGGCTAAATTACCGCAGGATATTATTGATCATTATCAGCATTAAGCCCCCCAACCCCCTAAAGGGGGATTAAGAACTGCATTTTACGTAGAGACACAACATTTTGTGTCTCTTTTTTTGCCATTATTTTTCGCTCTCAGGTAATACTGCGAAAGATTTATAATAGTTAAAATAGAACAAAACGAATGCGGCAGCAATACAAAGTAATGTGGCTAAGAGCATCGCTTTAAACATCACGATCCAAAATATTAGCATAAATAACCCCAGTACCCATTGCATATAAATATCCATCGTCAAACCAATTCGATACAACAAACTATGGAAGAGCATAATAGCACTCAAAGCAAACAGAGTAAGTTCGACAGCAAACATGGGATCGAAACGGGTAAACAGCCAGATAATCTCGGGCAAAAGCATGGCAAAATAAACCAACACAAAGCCTCCAAATAAACTGCTCCGGCCATAAGGAAGGTTTCTGCCAAAACGCAGAAAGGTTTCTTCGAATACGCGCTCTTCAAACACAATAGCAACATGTGCTACTATTATAGCTAATACGGCGATACCGGCTACACGTGTATCGTGCTTCACATCATCGAACAGGGCAAATACAGCCGTTATTACAATCCACGATATTACTTTAATGATGGTATAAGCAACCTTTTTCTGATTAAAGATATGCCAGATAAACAAACTGAAATATGGTTTAGGCATAGATTTGCCAAAGCGCAGAAATAAGGACAATTGCTTACCCTCTGGCAATACCTGTGTGAGCCTGATGCAGAAGAAAGCGCTTGCTACACTCAATAGTAATAAATAGACAACTATACCTAATGAGGCAAGATAACTTTGATGCGTTAGTCCTACTCCTATTGTTATACCGCCATAAACAATTATGGGCAATAGGATATTAAACTGGATAACCAGCCAGCTTATAAACTGGTCTCTTTTACTATAAGCCGAAATACTATAAAATAAAAACTGATGATGCGGTGCGGCCAGCTGTCCGGCCACGTAATGCCAGGCTTTAACCATGTACAATAACCAAACCCCAAATACCACCGCCAATAATAACGGACTGGTTAAAAAAGCCAGCATCAAAGATTTATGGTAGCTTATCAGCATATCGCCAGGCACCGCACCAAACAACACCAGGAATATAAATATAAACATACCTGCATGGGCCCGATAAAAGCCGTGTGCAAAAACCTTATTAAGTACATTGGTTAATGCACTCATCAGGCAATATGTGTTAAGGTTTGATTGTCGATCAACAATTCACCGGCACTTGGTAATATATCACGATCAAGCGCCTGGTGCGATGACAGGATAAAACCGGTGCCATCTTGCTCCTGTCGCTCGTTGATCCATTTGTATAGTATAAGCAGAGATGCTGTATCTATGGTAATTAAAGGCTCATCCAACAATATCAGTTTAGGCCTGCCTAAAAATGCCAGTAATAAGGATAGCTTTTTGTTCATCCCGCTGGAGTATGAGC
Coding sequences within:
- the rpe gene encoding ribulose-phosphate 3-epimerase; the protein is MNHIIAPSILAADFANLQRDTEMVNNSEADWFHIDIMDGLFVPNISFGFPVMKAVAKYAKKPLDVHLMIVDPDRYLQQFKEAGAYSITVHMEACTHLHRTVQAIKELGCKASVALNPHTPVASLVDIIGDLDMVLIMSVNPGFGGQKFIPNTYKKIKELKALASAENPDLIIEIDGGVDQTNVNNLLEAGATALVAGNSVFSAADQQNAIKQLKNPLKS
- the rpsO gene encoding 30S ribosomal protein S15, with protein sequence MYLSKEAKAEIFAKHGGEATNTGSAEGQVALFTTRIAHLTGHLKKNKKDFSTQLSLQKLVGKRRALLAYLYKKDIGRYRAIIKALELRDIIK
- the pnp gene encoding polyribonucleotide nucleotidyltransferase — encoded protein: MSYNVIRKTIDLGDGRTIEIETGKLAKQADGSVVVKMGDTMLLATVVSSKEAKEGVDFLPLSVDYQEKYAATGRIPGGFLRREARLSDYEVLISRLVDRALRPMFPEDYHADTQVMISLISADKDIMPDALAGLAASAALSVSDIPFNGPISEVRVAKIDGQLVINPTLSQLEHATLEFIVAGSEHDINMVEGESKEIQEAELVEAIKFAHTAIKLQCLAQKELTIEVGKTEKRVYSHEHSNEDLKKAIYAATYDQVYAIASSASGKDERGAKFKEVRDTYIATLGEIDDVTKFLAKKYYHDVEYDAIRNLVLDEGKRLDGRKTTEIRPIWSEVSYLPAAHGSAVFTRGETQSLTTVTLGAKDDEQMIDGAFINGYQKFILHYNFPGFSTGEVRPNRGAGRREIGHGNLAMRSLKRVLPDADENPYTIRVVSDILESNGSSSMATVCAGTLALMDAGVKITNPVSGIAMGLITNEMGTKYAILSDILGDEDHLGDMDFKVTGTKNGIVACQMDLKINGLSYEVLTNALDQAKEGRLHILGEMAKTLSAPREDYKPFAPRIVTIKIDKEFIGAVIGPGGKIIQEMQRETGATISIEEKDNQGIVQIFADDKASIDAAVSRIRAIASKPEVGEVYEGKVRSIMPFGAFVEIMPGKDGLLHISEIDHKRIETMDGVFEVGEMVKVKLIDIDKQGKLKLSRKVLLPKPERNTEPKA
- a CDS encoding acyl-CoA thioesterase, with protein sequence MTEKKKYAHFETEHRVRPDDIDMFQHVHNSKYFDYVMAARYEQMDVCYGMSMEKFMERGYGWVVRTAFIEYKRALMLGDRFLVKTGIETIDERGCRVHFVISNKETKKICSDGWIDFSLIDIKTNKAAKLPQDIIDHYQH